A part of Synechococcus sp. KORDI-49 genomic DNA contains:
- a CDS encoding rhamnan synthesis F family protein: MRATPLLKSYWSELHQRDFHSAKHLLDEIERRHWRDDGFGELIALERERLEHNGLQLLPRHHSNRKPRSHRPDANGIEFQRLGADHDWYLNAELERILRSSWGGDPALRVPTELDSVLVLANNFSLSTGVLRPLSHYLNFLHHHGGPRLRSVQLQDDASAEVIDALLSDNDLVIVNGLQQICNVDQLAAAVARRARRGPVLGYLHETRWILDRLPEIQKRRLRTILPHMHLLLCCERQRQDFAPYGRGLSASVVHNPTLSAGGDDGKPPPQRVHGSVLMSGTIQERKGIAFFNHCAESLQACGYSFSWAGQARDPGEPLSESVCFLGHLSAGELQRRLLQTDIFFLSSLEDTFPLAAIEAYLHGCKLLLPRSTGLVDVLEGRSAVHIYESHSLEAARQGLDQLRDSPAPSAGDRLAISRELGLQSFLERMNGALSPAVSPPSEAPSVAVIAHLYYTDLGFELARHLQAVAGPRCDLYLTVPRQKSDPQLMRSLQKMFSPHFRTVHCLAVENRGMDIAPFFSAITALQRSSQPTPDLILKIHMKKSLQNSGSRKGQRWRRGLLEGLLGNRCNVRRIQQRFVSDQELTLLAPASFLMLRSSQDRRIAANDQLVNDLLRQYDLPADPQRPFVRGTMFWVRGAVLLQELERCPLPPVERFRQGHCPDGSLAHAYERVLSYLPQRHHAITPDQPSEEL, from the coding sequence ATGAGAGCGACACCGCTGCTGAAGAGTTATTGGAGCGAGCTGCACCAGCGTGACTTCCACAGCGCCAAGCATCTCCTCGACGAAATTGAGCGGCGGCACTGGCGAGACGACGGTTTCGGGGAACTGATCGCCCTGGAACGGGAGCGGCTGGAGCACAACGGCCTGCAGCTGCTGCCCCGACACCACAGCAACCGAAAACCGAGATCGCACCGACCGGACGCCAACGGAATCGAATTTCAACGGCTCGGCGCCGACCACGACTGGTATCTGAACGCCGAACTGGAGCGGATCCTGCGCAGCAGCTGGGGAGGAGATCCCGCCCTGCGGGTGCCGACGGAGCTTGATTCGGTCCTGGTGCTCGCCAACAATTTCAGCCTCAGCACCGGCGTGCTCAGGCCGCTGTCCCACTATCTCAATTTTCTGCACCATCACGGCGGTCCCCGGCTGCGATCCGTGCAGCTGCAGGACGATGCCAGCGCGGAGGTGATCGATGCCCTGCTGTCGGACAACGACCTGGTGATCGTCAACGGCCTGCAGCAGATCTGCAATGTCGATCAGCTGGCAGCAGCCGTTGCCCGGCGGGCCCGGCGCGGACCGGTGCTCGGATACCTGCACGAAACACGTTGGATTCTGGATCGACTGCCCGAGATCCAGAAGCGGCGACTGCGGACGATCCTTCCCCACATGCACCTGCTGCTGTGCTGTGAGCGCCAGAGGCAGGACTTCGCTCCCTATGGCCGGGGACTCAGTGCATCCGTAGTTCACAACCCGACGCTGAGCGCCGGGGGTGACGACGGGAAGCCCCCGCCGCAGCGGGTTCACGGCAGCGTCCTGATGAGCGGAACGATTCAGGAGCGCAAGGGGATCGCGTTCTTCAACCACTGCGCCGAATCCCTCCAGGCCTGCGGCTACAGCTTCAGCTGGGCCGGCCAGGCCCGCGACCCCGGAGAACCTCTCAGCGAGTCGGTGTGCTTCCTCGGGCATCTCAGCGCCGGGGAGTTGCAGCGCCGCCTGCTTCAGACCGACATCTTCTTTCTCTCCTCGCTTGAGGACACCTTTCCGCTGGCGGCCATCGAGGCCTACCTGCACGGCTGCAAGCTGCTGCTACCCCGCAGCACCGGGCTGGTGGACGTGCTGGAAGGGCGCAGCGCCGTGCACATCTACGAGAGCCACAGCCTGGAGGCGGCCCGTCAGGGCCTCGATCAACTGCGCGACAGTCCTGCTCCTTCGGCGGGAGATCGCCTGGCCATCAGCCGGGAGCTTGGTCTGCAGTCCTTTCTTGAGCGGATGAACGGCGCCCTATCCCCAGCGGTCTCTCCGCCATCAGAGGCACCCTCGGTCGCCGTGATCGCCCATCTGTATTACACCGATCTCGGCTTTGAACTGGCCCGCCATCTGCAGGCCGTTGCAGGCCCCCGCTGCGACCTCTACCTGACGGTGCCGCGTCAGAAAAGCGATCCGCAGCTGATGCGCTCTCTGCAGAAGATGTTCAGCCCGCATTTTCGGACGGTTCACTGCCTTGCGGTGGAGAACCGGGGCATGGACATCGCCCCCTTCTTTTCAGCCATCACCGCCCTGCAGCGTTCCAGCCAGCCCACTCCGGATCTCATCCTCAAGATCCACATGAAGAAATCGCTGCAGAACTCCGGCTCACGCAAGGGACAACGCTGGCGGCGCGGCCTGCTCGAGGGCCTGCTGGGCAACCGCTGCAATGTGCGCCGGATCCAGCAGCGATTCGTCTCCGATCAGGAGCTCACCCTGCTGGCCCCGGCCTCCTTTCTGATGCTGCGCAGCAGCCAGGACCGCCGCATCGCCGCCAACGACCAGCTGGTCAACGACCTGCTGAGGCAATACGACCTGCCGGCTGATCCGCAGCGACCCTTCGTGCGCGGCACGATGTTCTGGGTCAGGGGTGCCGTTCTTCTGCAGGAACTGGAACGCTGCCCGTTGCCGCCGGTCGAGCGGTTCCGTCAGGGGCATTGCCCTGACGGATCACTGGCCCACGCCTACGAGCGGGTTCTGTCTTACTTGCCTCAGCGCCATCACGCGATCACACCAGATCAGCCTTCAGAAGAGCTCTGA
- a CDS encoding rhamnan synthesis F family protein: MEIRSTALKQALEHSLRTGDEAPLMKVLRRHRRFRLSADELVVALADRHQHIEARFLHPKLLPLNLLLAPEEWIPDPDVFDGPALLALHPDLRDMNELLGSGLLNRILRGEVPLLPDVPAVAIDAYAAELRQPHRRICRFGGISALEHLAVQGRECFRRSEPLSHCLDLYNIEHPNRDERPAARCPRHSPWLLVLDASEQEAQRLAGHAGWPNVRSLASHDLAGLRELCARVHADTWLSICHSSDRLNRQALSLLARTLETEELDVCSSDEAIHWCSDEPTAIGNPQCRSAPTTWRLISRGDIAGLISLRAAALRNLRIPDHVSCLHELLVDLSLQLLARQARAGHCPHQLLVRDPQRNPTVLAAASPMERQLFNAEQRRRIGRITRERSRDLLSGGAVLEDQPTRPGCHRLVGQRRDARELSVIVLVNQDDGPALQDCLASLQRQQLQPREIRVVTDGTIPDLAEADEPIVWVRCPPAATTPERFNLARQGSEARVLLFLETPLQFETPNALGALMAPLDFKTTACVGPRVLQPDGSVHHQGFILTRGERRALRSAGDGISQRAVLERVTPLSVQEQVSGVSSACLCVQAEAFDQLNGFDPVYRDRYFDIDLCLRLGKQQRITVVTPECTAILPRIVDHDARLLSNALRQHQIDQGRLRSRHADLFRHGDPLTSPHLAPHSSRHTIVSKADPPGQAVGDEALSIWRRGFQPGRRPLLFMAQFDARGGMRPDLIDLIREYSRFCDVILIAATPALCDQTGLLRRLRRHCVGIVIRRNVGYDFGSWRTGLNIFRDAVETSEEVILTNDSFWGPVRPLRSLFRKLTRTDADAVGLTDDLMYEPHLQSAFISYRRPALDHPSFHAFWNELKVWESKADLIKQCEVALTAKLFTEGLNLKAIYTDQSNGNVLHYDWKSLIIDQEFPFIKVSLLKGNPTQQNTDGWWDLVHSYNPQLAREIQQQLKQSDSVAVHG; the protein is encoded by the coding sequence ATGGAGATCCGCTCCACTGCTCTGAAACAGGCACTCGAGCACAGCCTCCGCACCGGGGACGAGGCGCCGCTGATGAAGGTTCTGCGCCGACACCGACGGTTTCGGCTGAGTGCCGATGAGCTGGTGGTCGCTCTGGCCGACCGTCATCAGCACATCGAGGCCCGTTTCCTGCATCCGAAACTGCTGCCCCTGAACCTGCTCCTGGCTCCGGAGGAGTGGATCCCCGATCCCGACGTGTTTGATGGCCCGGCCCTGCTGGCACTGCACCCGGATCTCCGGGACATGAACGAGCTTCTGGGCAGTGGGCTGCTGAACCGCATCCTTCGCGGGGAGGTGCCTCTGCTCCCGGACGTCCCGGCCGTGGCGATCGACGCCTACGCCGCGGAACTGCGCCAACCCCATCGGCGGATCTGCCGATTCGGAGGCATCAGCGCCCTGGAGCACCTGGCCGTGCAGGGTCGTGAATGCTTCCGACGATCTGAGCCGCTCTCGCACTGCCTGGATCTGTACAACATTGAGCATCCCAACAGGGATGAGCGGCCAGCGGCCCGCTGCCCGCGCCATTCCCCCTGGCTGCTGGTGCTGGATGCCAGTGAACAGGAGGCCCAGCGGCTGGCCGGTCATGCCGGATGGCCCAACGTGCGATCCCTGGCCAGTCACGATCTGGCAGGTCTCCGGGAGCTGTGCGCCAGGGTGCATGCCGACACCTGGCTGAGCATCTGCCACTCCAGTGACCGACTGAACCGGCAGGCCCTGAGCCTGCTGGCTCGGACGCTGGAAACAGAGGAACTGGACGTCTGCAGCAGCGATGAAGCGATCCACTGGTGCAGCGATGAGCCCACCGCCATCGGCAATCCCCAGTGCCGGTCGGCACCAACCACCTGGCGGCTGATCAGTCGCGGTGACATCGCCGGCCTGATCAGCCTGCGAGCCGCAGCGCTGCGGAACCTCAGGATTCCAGACCACGTCAGCTGCCTGCATGAGCTGCTGGTGGACCTGAGCCTGCAACTGCTGGCCCGGCAGGCCCGGGCAGGCCACTGCCCGCATCAGCTGCTCGTGCGTGATCCACAGCGCAACCCGACGGTGCTCGCCGCGGCCTCGCCCATGGAACGACAGCTGTTCAACGCAGAGCAGCGGCGCCGCATCGGGCGCATCACCCGGGAGCGCTCCCGTGATCTCCTCAGCGGGGGGGCGGTCCTGGAAGATCAACCCACTCGGCCCGGCTGCCATCGTCTCGTCGGTCAGCGACGCGATGCCCGCGAGCTGTCGGTGATCGTGCTGGTGAACCAAGACGATGGTCCTGCCCTGCAGGACTGCCTGGCGTCGCTGCAACGGCAGCAGCTCCAGCCACGGGAGATCCGCGTTGTGACCGACGGAACCATCCCAGACCTGGCTGAGGCAGATGAACCGATCGTTTGGGTGCGCTGTCCTCCAGCCGCCACCACACCGGAGCGCTTCAACCTCGCCCGACAGGGCAGCGAAGCAAGGGTGCTGCTGTTTCTGGAGACCCCACTGCAGTTCGAGACACCGAACGCGCTGGGGGCTCTGATGGCGCCCCTCGATTTCAAGACCACCGCCTGCGTCGGACCACGGGTGCTGCAGCCTGATGGCAGCGTGCACCACCAGGGGTTCATCCTCACGCGCGGTGAGCGCCGGGCTTTGCGCTCCGCCGGTGATGGGATCAGTCAGCGGGCCGTGCTCGAACGAGTGACGCCGCTCTCGGTGCAGGAGCAGGTGAGCGGGGTCTCCTCAGCCTGTCTCTGCGTCCAGGCTGAGGCCTTCGATCAGCTGAACGGATTCGATCCGGTCTACCGGGATCGTTACTTCGACATTGACCTGTGCCTGCGGCTGGGGAAGCAGCAACGGATCACTGTGGTGACGCCGGAGTGCACCGCGATTCTTCCAAGAATCGTGGATCACGACGCCCGGCTGCTGAGCAACGCACTCCGCCAGCACCAGATCGACCAGGGTCGCCTGCGCAGCCGCCATGCTGACCTGTTCCGGCACGGCGACCCGCTCACCAGCCCCCATCTGGCACCGCACAGCAGCCGCCACACGATCGTTTCGAAAGCCGACCCACCCGGTCAAGCCGTCGGGGATGAGGCCCTGAGCATCTGGCGGCGTGGTTTCCAACCGGGTCGACGACCTCTGCTGTTCATGGCGCAGTTCGATGCCAGGGGTGGGATGCGCCCGGATCTGATCGATCTGATCCGGGAGTACAGCCGGTTCTGCGATGTGATCCTGATCGCCGCCACTCCGGCCCTGTGCGATCAGACGGGTCTGCTCCGGCGCTTGCGGCGGCACTGTGTCGGCATCGTGATTCGCCGCAATGTGGGTTACGACTTCGGAAGCTGGCGGACTGGGCTCAACATCTTCCGTGATGCCGTTGAAACCTCGGAGGAGGTGATTCTCACCAATGACAGCTTCTGGGGACCGGTACGACCACTGCGCAGCCTCTTCCGGAAACTGACGCGAACCGATGCCGATGCCGTCGGACTGACGGATGATCTGATGTATGAGCCACATCTGCAATCCGCTTTCATCTCCTACCGGCGACCGGCACTGGACCATCCCAGCTTTCATGCCTTCTGGAATGAACTGAAGGTGTGGGAATCAAAGGCAGATCTGATCAAACAGTGCGAGGTTGCTCTCACAGCCAAGCTCTTCACAGAGGGGCTGAATTTAAAGGCGATCTACACCGATCAATCAAACGGTAATGTGCTGCATTACGACTGGAAGTCACTGATCATCGATCAGGAATTTCCATTCATCAAGGTGAGTCTGCTGAAGGGGAATCCCACTCAGCAGAATACAGATGGATGGTGGGATCTTGTTCATTCCTACAATCCCCAACTGGCCAGAGAGATTCAGCAGCAGCTGAAGCAGTCCGACTCAGTCGCGGTTCACGGCTGA
- a CDS encoding sugar ABC transporter, whose protein sequence is MTEQDRHQGRLTRIGRAQSALSAPSLSWVGDKTSELSTLALPRLKSGLDRSWRTLLSGSFLASLFLVGSAIYCFGIGRDRYTSVSEFVIKQPMPPSASGSILLGGSSMSSSVLSSLEDGRYLQTYLKSSDVKQNVFPDAAVFKAKYAPVAPDDWTGLPADAVEQDQLAFFQRQLEVIPQEMSGAIVLTTNAYTPQDAFDLNQSLLNQAQSFVNEVNQSISADQRLFAEKQVAFAKDRLKKASDQLEAFQDKYGQLNPEEEQQATTSFINNLESRLVDLKVEEASLRRQYRDPDAPEVAFVADQVRELERQIQEERDKAVGPGGRDLNKLANQASRLQSDVEFARDSLSSAMTAADNSRMESQRQLKFIVMLSKPQVAAAPDDSWRWKAFLSCIGSVIVIWGVGGFMLSAVNRD, encoded by the coding sequence ATGACTGAACAGGACCGTCACCAGGGCCGCCTCACCCGCATCGGCAGAGCCCAATCCGCCTTGTCAGCGCCCTCTCTGAGCTGGGTCGGCGACAAGACGTCCGAGTTGTCAACGCTGGCCCTGCCACGGTTGAAGTCTGGCCTTGACAGGTCCTGGCGCACGCTTCTCAGCGGCAGTTTTCTGGCGTCTCTTTTCCTGGTTGGCTCGGCCATCTACTGCTTCGGGATCGGCCGCGATCGCTACACCTCTGTCTCTGAGTTTGTGATCAAGCAGCCGATGCCTCCCAGTGCATCCGGTTCCATCCTGCTTGGCGGCTCATCGATGAGTTCCAGTGTGTTGTCTTCCCTGGAAGATGGCCGGTATCTGCAGACCTATCTCAAATCCAGCGACGTCAAACAGAACGTCTTCCCGGACGCGGCCGTTTTCAAAGCCAAGTATGCCCCCGTTGCTCCTGATGATTGGACCGGTCTCCCTGCCGATGCCGTTGAGCAGGATCAACTGGCTTTCTTCCAGAGACAGCTGGAGGTCATTCCTCAGGAAATGTCCGGCGCGATCGTGCTCACCACGAATGCCTACACCCCCCAGGATGCGTTTGATCTGAATCAGTCCCTGCTGAATCAGGCGCAGTCGTTCGTCAATGAAGTCAATCAGTCCATCAGTGCTGATCAGAGGTTGTTCGCCGAGAAACAGGTTGCTTTCGCCAAGGACAGACTGAAGAAGGCTTCCGATCAACTGGAAGCCTTCCAGGACAAGTACGGACAGCTCAATCCTGAGGAAGAGCAGCAGGCCACGACATCCTTCATCAACAATCTGGAATCACGCCTGGTGGATCTGAAGGTTGAGGAAGCGAGCCTGCGCCGTCAGTATCGTGATCCCGATGCGCCGGAAGTGGCGTTTGTTGCAGACCAGGTCCGTGAACTGGAACGGCAGATCCAGGAAGAACGCGACAAGGCCGTTGGACCGGGCGGCCGGGATCTGAACAAGCTTGCCAATCAGGCATCGCGACTTCAGAGCGATGTTGAGTTTGCAAGAGACTCACTGAGCTCCGCCATGACTGCGGCAGACAACAGTCGGATGGAGAGTCAGCGTCAGCTCAAGTTCATTGTGATGCTGAGCAAGCCGCAGGTGGCAGCTGCCCCTGACGATTCGTGGCGTTGGAAGGCGTTTCTTTCCTGTATCGGCTCTGTGATTGTGATCTGGGGTGTCGGCGGCTTCATGCTTTCAGCCGTGAACCGCGACTGA
- a CDS encoding ABC transporter permease, giving the protein MVNLLTAFGRRVARIVNGLALQVRIVLALADRDFFMRAEKGSFGVWGVLFEPLALMLTLLALRILVRMKTVDLMNPLIWLACGVTMLFLFKKIAIKALTGVAKGQKMFFYRRIRPLDTLLASALIEARLHASILVLIFISESFWFWRIQLDDPGLALIDFIVTVMLAIGIGVSALVIGHRIPIVKTLTKFGLNRILLWTSGIFFATYTLPGPTRPLVTWNPLLHSVEILRHSINNAYPIPDISLDYLLTCAFLSCGFGLIFYFSNEALLLSDD; this is encoded by the coding sequence ATGGTGAATCTATTAACAGCTTTTGGCCGCAGGGTTGCGCGCATCGTTAACGGATTGGCACTGCAGGTCCGGATCGTGCTGGCGTTGGCAGACCGTGATTTCTTCATGCGTGCGGAGAAGGGTTCCTTTGGCGTCTGGGGGGTGTTGTTTGAGCCTCTGGCCCTGATGTTGACATTGCTCGCACTCCGAATTCTGGTGCGGATGAAAACTGTGGACTTGATGAATCCACTCATCTGGTTGGCCTGTGGCGTCACCATGCTGTTTCTGTTCAAAAAAATTGCCATCAAGGCTCTCACTGGTGTTGCGAAAGGGCAAAAAATGTTCTTCTATCGCAGGATCCGACCGCTCGACACACTGTTGGCTTCGGCCTTGATCGAGGCTCGCCTCCATGCCTCCATTCTCGTTCTGATCTTTATTTCCGAGTCGTTCTGGTTCTGGCGCATTCAGCTGGATGACCCTGGTCTGGCTTTGATTGATTTCATTGTCACTGTGATGCTGGCGATCGGTATCGGTGTTAGTGCTCTTGTGATCGGACATCGGATACCGATTGTCAAGACATTGACGAAGTTCGGATTGAATAGGATTCTGCTTTGGACATCAGGAATCTTTTTCGCCACCTACACACTTCCAGGTCCAACTAGGCCTCTTGTGACTTGGAATCCACTGCTTCATTCTGTGGAAATTTTAAGACATTCAATCAACAATGCTTATCCGATTCCCGATATCAGTCTCGATTATCTGCTGACGTGTGCTTTCCTCAGTTGCGGTTTTGGTTTAATCTTCTACTTCTCTAACGAGGCCTTGCTGCTGTCCGATGACTGA
- a CDS encoding DUF1997 domain-containing protein, whose protein sequence is MSFQTLAERSHRCSVDLPGGELDSLERFLQKPKRTMAALLSRERMTPLGQGRFLYQSRPFRVLQFEIRPVVVFQAVWQHRCLRIDFEDCQLKGLGAVQEVVRFECRAVLTPRDQRLDAEATAALAIAERHPLQRLPLSVMEALASKALGLVVVRLERRCQGGLRRAVERWIHAAGEQADGPRNPRLQSLPFIGQRRDVVDQDEQNAD, encoded by the coding sequence ATGAGCTTCCAGACGCTGGCAGAGCGCAGCCACCGCTGCTCGGTGGACCTCCCGGGGGGTGAGCTGGACAGTCTGGAGAGGTTTCTGCAGAAACCGAAGCGCACCATGGCGGCTCTGCTCAGCCGTGAGCGCATGACACCACTCGGTCAGGGAAGGTTCCTCTACCAATCCAGACCGTTCCGGGTGCTGCAGTTCGAGATCAGGCCGGTGGTGGTGTTCCAGGCGGTCTGGCAGCACAGATGCCTTCGGATCGATTTTGAGGATTGTCAGCTGAAGGGGCTCGGCGCTGTGCAGGAAGTGGTCCGCTTCGAATGCCGAGCTGTGCTGACACCGCGTGATCAACGGCTGGATGCTGAGGCGACAGCAGCTCTGGCCATTGCTGAGCGGCACCCGCTGCAGCGACTGCCGCTTTCCGTGATGGAAGCTCTGGCCAGCAAAGCCCTCGGCCTGGTTGTTGTGCGTCTGGAACGCCGTTGTCAGGGTGGGCTGCGTCGTGCTGTGGAGCGCTGGATCCACGCGGCAGGTGAACAGGCTGATGGACCGAGGAATCCCCGGTTACAATCTCTGCCGTTCATCGGTCAGCGAAGAGATGTCGTCGACCAGGATGAGCAGAACGCTGATTGA
- a CDS encoding class II fumarate hydratase: protein MDDRVRQERDSLGPVSVPAGALWGAQTQRSLRNFAISDERMPAELIHALARIKQACALVNAEMKVLDTGKASAIAEAAGAIASGLHDEQFPLSVWQTGSGTQTNMNMNEVISNLVSRQNGEPLGSHLPVHPNDHVNRSQSTNDVFPAAIHVAAALRLQQALLPELDALIGGLNDKVQAWSDIVKIGRTHLQDAVPLRLADEVSAWRDQLGQARRSLADCLPELQQLPLGGTAVGTGLNAPAGFAAAVSIELGGLVDLPLAPAPNLFAVMAGHDALHQAMAQLRRLALALLRMANDIRLLACGPRAGLGELLLPANEPGSSIMPGKVNPTQCEALAMVCTQVIGLDAAVAAAASGGHLQMNVYKPLIGFNLLKAITLLTDACHCFRLNLVEGMEPDRARITALVESSLMLVTALTPAIGYSKASAIAQQAHREGLSLRQAALASGHLDGETFDRLVDPVAMATPER, encoded by the coding sequence ATGGATGATCGGGTTCGACAGGAGCGGGACAGCCTGGGGCCCGTCAGTGTTCCTGCCGGCGCGCTCTGGGGTGCGCAGACCCAGCGCTCCCTCAGAAATTTCGCCATCAGCGATGAACGGATGCCGGCAGAGCTGATCCATGCCCTGGCCCGGATCAAGCAGGCCTGTGCCCTCGTCAATGCCGAGATGAAGGTTCTCGATACCGGCAAGGCAAGCGCGATCGCTGAGGCCGCGGGTGCCATCGCCAGCGGCCTGCACGACGAACAGTTTCCGCTCAGCGTCTGGCAGACGGGAAGTGGAACCCAGACGAACATGAACATGAACGAGGTGATCAGCAACCTGGTGTCCCGCCAGAACGGCGAGCCGCTGGGCAGCCATCTCCCGGTTCATCCGAATGATCACGTCAATCGATCCCAGTCGACCAACGACGTGTTCCCTGCAGCGATCCATGTGGCAGCCGCCCTGCGGCTCCAGCAGGCATTGCTTCCGGAGCTGGATGCACTGATCGGAGGGCTGAACGACAAGGTCCAGGCCTGGAGCGACATCGTCAAGATCGGTCGCACCCATCTCCAAGATGCGGTTCCGCTGCGACTCGCCGATGAGGTCTCCGCCTGGCGGGATCAGCTGGGGCAGGCACGCCGCAGCCTGGCGGACTGCCTGCCGGAGCTGCAGCAGCTGCCGCTGGGAGGAACCGCCGTGGGCACCGGCTTGAACGCTCCGGCGGGATTCGCCGCCGCGGTGTCGATCGAACTGGGCGGGCTGGTCGATCTGCCGCTCGCTCCGGCGCCGAATCTGTTTGCCGTGATGGCCGGTCACGATGCCCTGCATCAGGCCATGGCCCAGCTGCGACGGCTTGCGTTGGCACTGCTGCGCATGGCCAACGACATCCGCCTGCTGGCCTGCGGGCCGCGGGCCGGTCTTGGGGAACTGCTGCTCCCCGCCAACGAACCGGGAAGCTCGATCATGCCGGGGAAGGTGAATCCCACCCAGTGCGAGGCACTGGCGATGGTCTGCACCCAGGTGATCGGCCTGGACGCTGCCGTCGCAGCCGCGGCCTCAGGAGGACATCTGCAGATGAATGTGTACAAGCCCCTGATCGGCTTCAATCTGCTCAAGGCGATCACCCTGCTGACGGATGCCTGCCACTGCTTCCGGCTGAATCTTGTGGAGGGCATGGAACCGGACAGGGCACGCATCACCGCCCTGGTGGAGAGCTCCCTGATGCTGGTGACCGCCCTCACCCCTGCGATCGGATACAGCAAGGCCAGTGCCATCGCCCAGCAGGCCCATCGCGAGGGTCTCAGCCTGCGGCAGGCGGCCCTCGCCTCAGGTCATCTGGATGGCGAGACCTTTGATCGCCTGGTGGATCCGGTGGCCATGGCAACGCCGGAGCGCTGA